One region of Oryza sativa Japonica Group chromosome 10, ASM3414082v1 genomic DNA includes:
- the LOC4349063 gene encoding pentatricopeptide repeat-containing protein At3g60050 encodes MNPGARPPALQTLSARLWPRRRLCGVHAGSRSGGEGPGARESGGGDVRIGRGEEEEEGGLDGGRVPQEVLLRLPTPPGRAETDDDDGENLSPGAGSGSRRRFFEELRLKADRIVKILLQDGPGFNTRQALDEMRPRVSNALVREVLLKFVVSIDGVNRARYPRLAYKFFLWAEEQEGYRHGTSMYNLILKIFAECGELKAMWRLLEDMTDKGLPVSSRTFHLLVCTSGRAGLRRRLVERFIKSSNFNYRPFRNSFNAILHTLLTIEQYSLIEWVHQKMIAEGHSPDVLTYNVVMRAKYMLRKLDQFHKLLDEMGKNGLAPDLYTYNLLLHVLGKGDKPLAALNLLNYMSDVGCVPTVLHFTNLIDGLSRAGNLEACKYFFDEMVKKGCQPDVVCYTVMITGYVAAGEFDEAQKFFDDMLLRGQLPNVYTYNSMICGLCIVGEFDKACSLLKDMESRGCTPNFTVYSTLVSRLRNAGKDSEANNIIQYMTNKGHYLHLLSRFRRYRRC; translated from the coding sequence ATGAACCCGGGCGCTCGCCCGCCCGCGTTGCAGACGCTCTCCGCCCGCCTCTGGCCGCGCAGGCGGCTCTGCGGAGTCCACGCGGGGAGCCGGAGCGGGGGCGAGGGGCCTGGAGCTAGggagagtggtggtggtgacgtTCGCATTggaaggggggaggaggaggaggagggagggttGGATGGCGGACGCGTCCCGCAGGAAGTGCTGCTCCGGCTGCCGACGCCGCCCGGCCGGGCTGAGaccgacgacgatgatggcgaAAACTTGTCCCCTGGCGCGGGGTCCGGTTCCAGGAGGAGGTTCTTTGAGGAGCTGAGGTTGAAGGCGGATAGGATTGTCAAGATCCTGCTTCAGGATGGCCCGGGGTTCAACACCCGCCAGGCGCTCGACGAAATGCGCCCGAGGGTGTCCAATGCCCTTGTGAGGGAAGTGCTGCTCAAATTTGTTGTCTCGATCGATGGCGTGAACCGCGCTAGGTACCCGAGGCTGGCTTACAAGTTCTTCCTGTGGGCGGAGGAACAGGAGGGGTACCGGCACGGCACGAGCATGTACAACCTCATCTTGAAGATCTTTGCGGAGTGTGGGGAGCTCAAGGCGATGTGGCGGCTGCTTGAGGATATGACAGATAAGGGGCTGCCTGTGTCTTCCCGGACGTTCCACCTCTTGGTATGCACATCGGGGCGGGCTGGATTGAGGCGGAGGCTGGTGGAGAGGTTCATCAAGTCAAGTAATTTCAATTATCGCCCATTTAGGAATTCATTCAATGCGATACTGCACACTCTGCTGACCATAGAGCAGTATTCGTTGATTGAGTGGGTTCACCAGAAAATGATCGCCGAGGGGCACTCACCTGATGTTTTGACATACAACGTGGTGATGCGTGCCAAGTATATGCTCAGGAAATTGGATCAGTTCCATAAGTTGCTTGATGAGATGGGAAAAAATGGGCTTGCACCTGACCTCTATACGTACAATCTTTTGCTTCATGTGCTTGGTAAAGGAGACAAACCACTTGCTGCTCTCAATTTACTGAACTATATGAGCGATGTTGGCTGTGTACCGACTGTGCTCCATTTCACAAACTTGATAGATGGTCTCAGCCGTGCTGGCAACCTAGAAGCTTGCAAGTATTTCTTCGATGAGATGGTCAAGAAAGGGTGTCAACCAGATGTTGTTTGCTACACAGTTATGATCACAGGTTATGTGGCAGCTGGGGAATTCGATGAAGCCCAGAAGTTCTTCGATGATATGTTGCTGAGAGGGCAGCTTCCGAATGTGTACACATACAATTCCATGATATGCGGACTTTGCATAGTAGGAGAATTTGATAAAGCATGCTCTCTGCTGAAGGACATGGAGTCGCGAGGATGCACTCCAAACTTTACAGTGTATAGTACTCTAGTGAGTAGGTTGCGAAATGCTGGGAAGGATTCTGAAGCTAACAATATCATTCAGTACATGACAAATAAGGGTCATTATCTTCATTTATTGTCAAGGTTCAGGAGATATAGAAGATGCTGA